One Cucumis sativus cultivar 9930 chromosome 1, Cucumber_9930_V3, whole genome shotgun sequence DNA segment encodes these proteins:
- the LOC101221685 gene encoding splicing factor U2af small subunit B produces the protein MAEHLASIFGTEKDRVNCPFYFKIGACRHGDRCSRLHTKPSISPTLLLSNMYQRPDMITPGVDAQGNPIDPRNIQDHFEEFYEDLFQELNKYGEIESLNVCDNLADHMVGNVYVQFREEEQAANALRNLSGRFYAGRPIIVDFSPVTDFREATCRQYEENMCNRGGYCNFMHLKRIGRELRHELFAMYRRRHSHSRSRSRSPYRHRSYEERSYGKHGHSRRYDERDAYHESRSRRHRTTSPGHRSRSRSPRGRKNRSPVREGSEERRAKIEQWNKEREQGNDNNANSDDNRNNHEKSYDSEVKYANQTCGYEEQQQRQPPEQGYGY, from the exons ATGGCGGAGCATTTGGCATCCATATTCGGAACCGAGAAGGACAGAGTTAACTGTCCCTTCTACTTCAAGATCGGGGCCTGCCGCCACGGTGATAGGTGTTCACGGTTGCACACCAAGCCTAGTATCAGCCCCACCCTCCTGCTTTCTAATATGTATCAGAGACCTGACATGATTACTCCTGGTGTCGACGCGCAAGGGAATCCAATTGACCCTCGCAACATCCAGGACCATTTTGAG GAGTTCTATGAAGATCTATTTCAGGAACTGAACAAGTACGGGGagattgaaagtttgaatGTATGTGACAATCTAGCTGACCATATG GTGGGCAATGTTTATGTTCAATTTCGAGAGGAGGAGCAAGCAGCAAATGCTCTTCGGAATCTTAGTGGCAGATTCTATGCTG GACGCCCGATCATTGTCGACTTCTCTCCAGTTACAGACTTTAGAGAAGCTACATGTAGGCAATATGAAGAAAACATGTGTAATCGTGGTGGGTATTGCAATTTCATGCATTTGAAGAGGATTGGCAG AGAGCTGAGGCATGAACTGTTTGCAATGTATCGTCGAAGGCATAGTCATAGTAGGAGCAGAAGCCGCAGCCCCTATAGGCATCGAAGTTATGAAGAACGCTCTTATGGCAAGCATGGTCATAGTCGAAGGTATGATGAGAGAGATGCGTATCATGAAAGTCGGAGTAGGAGGCATAGGACTACAAGCCCTGGCCATAGAAGCAGGAGCCGTAGTCCACGTGGAAGGAAGAACCGAAGTCCAGTTAGGGAAGGGAGTGAAGAGAGGCGTGCTAAAATTGAGCAGTGGAACAAGGAGAGAGAACAAGGAAATGATAATAATGCCAATTCTGATGACAACAGAAATAACCATGAGAAAAGCTACGACAGTGAGGTGAAGTATGCAAATCAAACCTGTGGCTATGAGGAGCAGCAACAGCGGCAGCCTCCTGAGCAAGGCTATGGTTACTGA
- the LOC101221912 gene encoding arogenate dehydratase/prephenate dehydratase 6, chloroplastic: MGAQKLHVAYQGVPGAYSEAAAGKACPNCVTIPCDQFETAFQSVENRIADLAVLPIENSLGGSIHRNYDLLLRYTLHIIGEVQLPVHHCLLALPGVRSESIRRIISHPQALAQCEQTLTKLGLNAAREAFDDTAGAAEHVALNNLRDTAAIASARAAELYGLEILENGIQDDLRNVTRFVVLARDPVIPEPGLALKTSVVFALEKGTAALFKVLAAFAMRNIKLTKIESRPHRSCPMRVEERVKRFEYVFYADFEASMEEGKGEEAMAELKEYASFFRVLGWYPMEMAMANKSG; the protein is encoded by the coding sequence ATGGGCGCTCAAAAGCTTCACGTCGCTTACCAAGGGGTTCCCGGTGCTTACTCCGAAGCCGCCGCCGGCAAAGCCTGCCCTAACTGCGTAACAATCCCCTGCGATCAATTCGAAACTGCCTTTCAATCGGTTGAGAATCGCATTGCCGATCTCGCCGTTCTCCCAATTGAAAACTCCCTTGGCGGTTCTATTCATCGTAACTATGATCTTCTCCTCCGCTATACCCTCCACATAATCGGCGAAGTTCAACTACCGGTTCACCATTGCCTCTTAGCCTTACCAGGAGTCCGATCAGAATCCATCAGAAGAATTATTTCCCATCCTCAAGCCCTAGCTCAATGCGAACAAACTCTCACCAAACTCGGCCTCAACGCCGCGCGTGAAGCCTTCGACGATACCGCCGGCGCTGCCGAACACGTAGCCCTCAACAACCTCCGCGATACAGCCGCAATCGCTAGCGCACGCGCCGCCGAGCTGTACGGGCTCGAAATCCTCGAGAACGGAATCCAAGACGATTTGAGAAACGTGACGCGATTCGTTGTCCTAGCACGAGATCCGGTGATTCCGGAACCGGGTTTGGCGTTAAAGACGAGCGTAGTGTTCGCATTGGAGAAAGGAACGGCGGCTCTATTCAAGGTGCTGGCGGCATTTGCGATGAGGAACATTAAGTTGACGAAGATTGAATCGAGGCCGCACCGGAGCTGTCCGATGAGAGTGGAGGAGAGGGTGAAGAGGTTTGAGTATGTGTTTTATGCGGACTTTGAGGCATCAATGGAGGAAGGGAAAGGTGAAGAAGCTATGGCGGAGTTGAAGGAATATGCTTCGTTCTTCAGGGTGTTGGGTTGGTATCCAATGGAGATGGCCATGGCCAACAAAAGTGGTTGA